Proteins co-encoded in one Pseudoliparis swirei isolate HS2019 ecotype Mariana Trench chromosome 7, NWPU_hadal_v1, whole genome shotgun sequence genomic window:
- the krt1-c5 gene encoding keratin, type 1, gene c5, with the protein MASTLSVRSYSVRQPSFSSMSVRDSGRSIRSKPSVSVGRTMSLSRSVSLGNGLNMLGHSLSFNSLGGGRSDKEAMQGLNDRLANYLEKVRSLERSNVEMEVKIKQIMLEKAPKGHDIEGTMAQAHAIGQEVRKKTLENARIMLEIDNAKLAADDFRVKWEAEAILCQSVERDCHALKRAKSDHDQIIAALRGDLDSLKEELYFLKKNHDEEMNLMKSRVANEQVSVEVDVAHGPDLGAIMAELRVQYEGIARNNKEESETWYLNKLEAVQSEVKGNTEGLRSAQSELSERRRFLQALEVELDSLRKQVCVLEGNLGETGHKYSMEMDRLQATLSHLEDELCQLRLDMQRNKTDYELLLRIKQNLEMEIATYRRLLEGEETVKETPPPPKKEPDVRMRKIVKVVTQTMINGKVVDESSEVEQIEECKK; encoded by the exons ATGGCCTCCACCCTCTCTGTGCGCAGCTACTCGGTGCGCCAGCCCTCCTTCTCCAGCATGTCGGTCAGGGACAGCGGCCGCAGCATCCGCTCCAAGCCCTCCGTCTCCGTGGGAAGGACGATGTCCCTGTCCCGCTCCGTCTCATTGGGCAACGGTCTCAACATGCTGGGCCACAGCCTCTCCTTCAACAGCCTCGGCGGCGGGAGGAGCGATAAGGAGGCCATGCAGGGCCTGAACGACCGGCTGGCCAACTACCTGGAGAAGGTGCGCTCGCTGGAGAGGTCCAACGTTGAAATGGAGGTGAAAATCAAGCAGATCATGCTGGAGAAGGCTCCGAAGGGCCACGACATCGAGGGGACGATGGCCCAGGCGCACGCCATCGGGCAGGAG GTGAGAAAGAAGACGCTGGAGAACGCCCGCATCATGCTGGAGATTGATAACGCCAAGCTGGCGGCCGACGACTTCAGGGTCAA ATGGGAGGCCGAGGCCATCTTGTGCCAGTCGGTGGAGAGGGACTGTCACGCTCTGAAGAGGGCGAAGTCCGACCACGACCAAATCATCGCCGCTCTGCGAGGAGACCTGGACAGCCTGAAGGAGGAGCTCTACTTCCTGAAGAAGAATCACGACGAG GAGATGAATTTAATGAAGTCTCGCGTGGCCAACGAGCAAGTGAGCGTCGAGGTGGATGTAGCTCACGGTCCGGATCTGGGCGCCATCATGGCTGAGCTCAGGGTCCAGTACGAGGGCATCGCTCGCAATAACAAGGAGGAGTCCGAGACCTGGTACCTCAACAAG TTGGAAGCAGTGCAGTCGGAGGTCAAAGGAAACACCGAGGGATTGCGTTCTGCCCAAAGTGAGCTCAGCGAGAGACGACGATTCCTGCAGGCTCTGGAGGTCGAACTCGACAGTCTCAGGAAGCAG gtgtgtgtgttggaggggaACCTGGGGGAAACGGGGCACAAGTACTCCATGGAGATGGACCGTCTCCAGGCCACGCTGAGCCATCTGGAGGACGAGCTGTGTCAGCTCCGCTTGGACATGCAGCGCAACAAGACCGACTACGAGCTGCTGCTGCGCATCAAACAGAACCTGGAGATGGAGATCGCCACCTACAGGAGGctgctggagggagaggagac GGTGAAAGaaacacctccacctccgaAAA AAGAACCCGATGTAAGGATGAGGAAGATCGTCAAAGTCGTCACCCAGACCATGATCAACGGCAAGGTGGTGGACGAGTCCAGCGAGGTGGAGCAGATCGAGGAGTGCAAGAAATGA